ATTATATTCATGTTTCAGACCTCTCAGATGCCCACGTTTTAGCTGTAAAACGGTTAGAGAGTGGAGGTGATAGTCGGGTTTTTAATCTTGGGAATGGTACCGGATTCTCTGTTAAAGAGATTATTGAAATTGCTAGAAAGGTTACCGGCCATCCTATCCCAGCTGAAATAAAGGGGCGAAGAGCTGGAGATCCTGGGGTTTTAATAGCCTCAGCATCTGCAGCGACTAAGGAGTTAGGCTGGGATCCTAAATTTAACAGTGTAGAAGCAATAATCGAGTCTGCATGGAAATGGCATAAAAATAATCCTAATGGATATGAGGAGTAGTATGAAAATAACAGCAGATTTAATTGAAGAACTTATAGGATTTGGAATATTCCATAAAATGATTAACAACTTAGATGTATACCTGGTTAGAAATCAACTAATTGATCTTCTTAAGGTAGATGAACCATCAGATAGGGCCTTTGAAGCTACATATCCAGATTATCCTGTAGAGATTTTAAATAAACTAATAAACCAGAGTGTAAAAAGGGGAATAATTGATGACTCCCTATCTGAAAAAGATATATTAGATGCAAAAATTATGTCACTTTTTATGCCTAGACCATCTGAGCTATACAATAAATATGAAAATATTAGAGAGAGTATTGGTGTAGAGGCTGCTACTACGTACTATTATAATTTAAGTAAATTATCTAATTATATTAAAACAGATAGAATTGCAAGAAATAAGTATTGGAAATGTGAAACGGAATCTGGAGAGTTAGAGATAACTATAAATTTATCAAAACCGGAAAAGGATCCAAAGGATATAGCTAAAGCTGGAAGGGTTTTAAATACAAACTACCCTAAATGTCTTCTTTGTGCTGAAAATGTAGGATATACAGGGCATATCAATCATCCTGCTAGATCAAGTCACCGGGTTATTCCTCTAAAGTTAAACGGAGAAGAGTGGTTCTATCAATACTCTCCCTATGTGTATTATAATGAACATGCCATTATTTTTAAGGCTAGGCATGAGCCTATGAGAATAAGTAGGGAGTCTTTTGTAAGATTAACTGATTTTGTTGAGATTATGCCCCACTACTTTATTGGATCAAATGCAGACCTTCCAATTGTTGGAGGCTCAATTCTAAGTCACGACCACTTCCAAGGTGGGAACCATCGTTTCCCAATGGTAGATGCTAAGGTGATAAAAGAGTATACAAATAGTGATTTTAAAGGCGTAAAAATCTCTATTGTTGATTGGCCTATGTCTGTAATAAGAATCTCAGGGGAAAATAAAGAGGATCTTGTAAATATGGCTAGTTTTATTTTGGATAAATGGAGGGCTTACTCCGATAAAAGTGTTGGGATTTTAGCATCTAGTTGTGTTAATGGTGAAGATATACCACACAATACTATCACTCCAATTGCGAGAAAAAATGATAATGGAAATTTTGAACTTGATTTAGTTTTAAGAAATAACAGGTGTGATGAGGAACATCCTGATGGAATCTACCATCCCCATAAACATTTACATCATATTAAAAAAGAGAATATCGGTTTAATTGAGGTTATGGGTCTTGCTATACTACCTCCTAGAATAGAGAAGGACTTAGTAAAACTCTCTGAAGTATTACAGGGAGTAGAGAGTTTAAGCTTTGTTGAGAGTAAGATGGAGAATCACTTTCCTTGGTTTAGTAGTATTAAAAACAGTTTTAACTCTACTCTAACAAAGGATGAGGCTGATTGTGTTCTACAGAAAGCTGTTGCAAGTAGATTCTCAGAAGTATTAGAGTGTGCTGGTGTCTTTAAGAAAACAGATCAGGGTTTTAAAGCTTTTGATAAGTTTCTAAAAGAGTGTTCCTGTTATTAATAGAGATCCCACTAGTTTGTTTATTACAAATTAGTGGGTTTTTACTCTTTACAACTAGTGAAAAAAAATCCAATATTAATATATGACTATAACAACACCAGCACTTCTTTTCTCTGCAATATCACTCCTTATGCTAGCCTATACTAATAAATTTTTAACCCTAGCTCAAATAGTTAGACAACTAGTCCATGATTTTCCTAAAGATGATGATAGCAGAATTAAGGGGCAGATAAAAAATTTAAATCTTCGATTGACCCTTATAAAGTATATGCAGGGTTTTGGAGCTCTTAGTTTTCTTTTTTGTACCCTATCAATGTTCTCTCTATTTTTAACCTATCTATTTATAGGGGAGATTCTCTTTGCTATAGGATTGATTCTTTTAGGGGTTTCCCTTGTTTTACTTTTTTATGAGGTAACTATTTCTACAAAGGCATTAAAAATAGAGTTGGAAAATATTAGTATAAATAAATAACATTAATTTATGTTTTTATGTAAAAACGAAATTTAATTTGTTTATATGATAAAAAAAAATGATTTACAAAATTTAAATTGAATATTATTAATATAACTGGAGAAAGACTTTTGTATTGTATGTAAATTAGTCTAGTAAGAGTATTGAGTAATAAATCAGAGAACTTTGGTATTATTATTGGTGTCATATCATTTATTTTTTTACTATTTAACTTTTTGATCCAATATACATTTTATAAACAAGTAATTTTTGAAAAAGAGTATGCTGTTTTAATTTTTATATCTATTGTTATGTTATTTTCATATATATTTATATATAAGCGTATTATACAGGTTTTAACAATTTTTATTTCTACTATTTACACCTTCTATATATTAAATCATTTTGGTTTAGGTATGCTTGAACTTGTTATTTTGATATTGCTTCTAGATAAGTACTCAATATTTAAAAAAAGGGATATTCTAAAGACTACTATTCTTTTAACACTTTTTTTTATACTCCTTGTCACTTCACAACTTAAAAATAATGCATTATTAATTGATCGGCTATATAGGTATATATACTTTATTTTAGCAACTATTTTAATTACATTTTTAAAGAGTAATAATATTAGTTTTAAGATAGAGCGGTACACGTTTTATAAGAATGAGATAAGTAAACTTAAAAATAGTTTAAAACTAAATCAAGAGATTTTAAAAAGAGTAAATATAGATTATATTGATCCCCTAGAAGCCGGTCTTTCAGTTGCAGAGTTAGAAATCTTAGAGAATCTCTGTTTATACAGGGAGACAAATGCAGAGCTTGCCACAAGGCTAAAAAAATCTACAAATACAGTAAAGGTTCAGATGAAAAGTATACTGGTTAAAATAGGTGCTGAAACAAGATATCAACTAATAGATCTGTGTAAATACTACTACCATAGCGTAGGGAATATAGACCCTATCAATGGCGATAGGGTCTAGAATAAATTATCTTTTGTCTGCTTTTTTTATCATATTTGTATGCCAGTTAAGTAGATAGGCTTCTTTATCAGTATTAGAACTTTTTGAATCAACTAATACTCTAAAAACAGGCTCTGTTCCAGAACCTCTCATCCATAAATACGCCGATGGAGCCTGGTTCTTATCCCTTAAAAGTATTTTAAGCCCACCTGTCTCTGCTCCAGATCTAGTACTTGGTCCAGTTCCTAAAACCTCATTAGTTCCCTCTGTATTAAGTTCTGTATAAGATACTATGTTGAATTTAGAGTTTAATTCATCTTTCATCGTTTCCCACTCTTCTAAAAATATCTCTTCATAGTTCTTTTTTAGGGTAGCGTGGGATTCACTGGTAATTTTTAAAATAGCTCTATCTTCATAGGCACTTGTTGTTGTATAGGCTGGCAGTGTTTTTATAACATCAACTAAGGTGAAATTATCCTTATATAGATCCATTTGATTACTCTTTTGACACCATATCTCAAATAAACCAGGGTTTCCGTCTTCACTTGTTAACATTAAGAGTTTCATAATTGCAGAAATAGTATTGAGAGGATCCCGTACAGCAGCAGGATGGGTAATATTCCCTCCGTTAGATCCTTCTCCAAGGATTCTTACAATGTATCCCTCATCTCTTTTTATAGATGCTAGATTAACAACGTTAGCTTCTCCTACTTCTGCTCTAAAGGTTGTGGCATTAAAAGCGTTAGCAATTTCATCAATACGCATAGATGTAGGACCATTAACACATACAGCTACTCTATCAGGGGTTTTCCCATTGTAATAGAGGGAAGATAGCTCGGCTAGAACTGAAATTGCAAATACTGTTTGTGCCTCCATAATTTCAGACTTACCACTCTCTGTATTATAAAATACAACATTTCCTCTATCTCCATCATTATCTGGAACATATCCAAGTGCAAAACTACTATCAACCTTAAACATATCATCCAGTGTTTCTCTACACAGATTTAGGCTTCTTCCTTCTGGAACTATTCTATGGGTAATCTCTCTTGGTTTATCATTTACCCTTTTAACCCTTACCCCTATAGAGTTAAGGTAGTCGCTATCAATACTTAGGGTTCTAGCACTACCATTAAACTCAGCAACAATACCAAAACCGTTTTTCTCAATTTTTGACTTTAATATTTTAATAAACTCTTCCTGCTCCCTAGGGTCTGAACTCCCGGATATTATCTCATTGGTGAAAGTTGTATATGCTTTAAAGGCTGCTTCCCTATATTTTATAGAGCTATTATAAACTTGGGATATTTTTTCTTCTTGGGCACTGTTTGCCAGTTTTATTAAGTTTTGGATGCTACTTTCTGTGGATAAAACACACTTATAATCATTAATTAAAGGTTTTACTAAAGATCCATCTATAACCCCACCTGTTGATAGTCCAAATTTAACTCCGTTATGTCCAATAGGATTGTGACTTGCAGATATATAGGCAAATGCATCAGCACTTTTATTAGCTCTTGTATAACAAAATGTTTCAGGAGCTGCTGATATAAAAAGGTACTGGATTGATATTCCCTGGGATATAAATACTCTTATCATTACATCTGCTATTGATGTCCCTGTATATCTACTGTCCTGGGATAAAACAATCTCAGGATTAGATTTACCTGTCTGTTTTTTTACAAAATCAGAGAATACTTTTGCCATCCCTGCGGCTAGGACCTTATCTGCTTGGCTAATAAGTGGTGTTGTAGACTCTTCGTCCTTGTCTATTGTAAAAACCTTACGCCAACCAGAAGCTGATAATATCATAGGTTCTAAGGCTTTTTCCACATCTTCCAATGTAACTTGATCCATTGTTGGAAAAGGTTTTATTTTTGGATTCCCAAGCTCAAAACCGGTTGTTTTATCAATAATTGTAGACAATATAATCTCCTTTTAAGTAGTTTGTTTGGTATATAATACTAATTGAATAGCTTTTTGTTAATAGAAATTATCTCAATTTTACAATTTTAAGTGTAAAAATGAAACAATTTAGGTATAATAATATTATGAATAAAATTAATAAACTTCCCCTAGGTGGCATGATAAATGAGTATAATACCCTTCGTATTATACAGTCAGGCAACAAAAATGAGAAATATAGAAACTTAACTAATAATGAGATTGAGCTATTAGAAATGCAGAAAAATAAGTGTTACGATTGGTCTAAAATCCTTGTAACTGACACTTTTGAACCTTTGCAAATTAAACACTGCTACTTTATGGGTACAGTTAGAATAGACGATATGGAACCTATATCCCTGGAGTTTAATGATGTTATTTTACCTGTTGGTTTGTACAACTCACAAGTAATGTCCTGTGATATTGGAAAGAATTGTTCAATACATAATGTCTCTTATCTTTCTAGAGTTCTAATTGGTGAAAACGTAATGCTTAAGGATATTGATGAACTCTCCACATCGGACCATGCAAAGTTTGGTAACGGTATTGTAAAGGATGGGGAGGACCCAAGTGGTCGTATTGAGCTTGAAATAGCCAATGAAGCTGGTGGAAGGGAAATTTTACCATTTTCTAAAATGTTAACAGTAGACGCCTACCTATGGTATAAGTATAGGGATAATAAGAATTTAATGGAGAGTTTTAAACTCTTTGTAGAGACAGAGTACCCATCGGATAGGGGGTATTATGGATTTATTGGGGATAGAACAGTAATTAAAAACAGTAGAATATTAAAAGATGTAACAATAGGTTCTGATGCATATATAAAAGGTGCTAATAAGTTAAAAAACTTAACAATTAAAAGCAGTCCTAATCATAAAACTCAAATAGGAGAGGGCTGTACTCTAGTTAATGGAATAATCAATGAAGGATGTAAGGTTTTTTACGGCGCAACAGCTGTAAGGTTTCAACTTATGAGTCACTCTTCATTAAAATATGGAGCTAGGTTAATTAACTCTGTTTTAGGTGAGAACTCAACTATAAGTTGTTGTGAGGTTTTAAACTCTTTTATCTATCCAGGCCATGAGCAACATCACAACTCCTCATTTTTAATCGCTTCAGTATTAAAGGGACAGACAAACATAGCTTCTGGGGCAACAATTGGTAGTAATCACAACTCAAGGGCTAATGATGGTGAGTTAGTAGCCGGTCGAGGGTTTTGGCCAGGCTTAAACTGTAGCTTAAAACACGACTCTAAATTTGCCACTTTTAATATAGTAGTAAAGGGCAATTATACTAAAGAGATTAATAACCCCTTACCCTTTAGTCTTATCTCACTTAATAAGAACGATAAGGTTGAAGTATTTCCAGGCTACTGGTTTCTACATAATATGTATGCACTTAAGAGAAATAGTTGGAAGTACGGTGTTCGTGATCAAAGAGAGAAGAATTTTCCTAGATTAGATTTTGACTTTTTAGCTCCTGATACTGTATCGGAGATGTTAGAGGGAAGAGAGTTTTTAGAGAAGTGTGCTGAATACTCCTATAGAAAAATCTCTACAGATATACATACAGGGGAGGATCTGCTTAATGAGTATGATGACTTTGGAAATTTCACTATATACAGTACTACAATAGAGAATAAAAACCATGGAGTTTTGATTCATAAACCAGCAGTGGCCTATAAAGAGTATTATAAAATGATAACCCTCTACTCTGTTGACACTATATTGAAGTTCTTTAAAGATGGAGGAGATATTTCTCAACTAAACGGTTTAGTTAATCCTGATAAATGGATAAATTGTGGTGGTCAGTTTATTCCTGATGATAGGGTTAAAAGTATAATTGATGATATTGTAGATAAAAAAATAACATCCTGGGATGAACTACACTCTAGGTATAAAATGGTTTCAAAACTATACGACCGAGATAAAGCAGGGCACGCTTTTTATGTTTTACAAAAACTTAATAAGGTTGATAGATTAAATTGGCAACAATGGTTAGACGCTGTAGATACTGCTATTAAAGCTAGAATTGAGATTAAAGAGAGAGTCTATTCATCAAGGGAGAAAGACTTTAATTGTAGTTTTAGAAAGATAACCTTTGACTCTAAAGAGGAGAAGGAAGCTGTTATTGGTAAATTAGATGATAATAGCTTCTTTAAAATAGAGGAAGAGGAGTGCGCTTCGTTTATAGAGATGACAAAAAGTGTAGATCTAAAGAAAATCTTCTAATCTAATGCCCTCTCCACTTGGAACATCCTTAGTTAATTTTCTACCATAAAAATTTTCTACTAAGTGGGGAGAAAGTCCAACTCTTAATATCTTCTCTGTTCTTAATAGAGCTGTATTCTCTTTTGTTATTACATCCCCTCTATTTAGTTGCTCTAGGGAGTGTAGTGACCTATTTGTTCTGTTGTAATTACTCTCTTCAGATTTAGCTAATTTTTTAACACCATCCCCTAATATAGATGTTACCCTCTCTAACCCGTAGATCTTAGAAAGTTTATCTAAACCACTTTTTAAATCCATATCTTCATACTTTCTAATAGAGTCACACATTTGTTTAAAGTTTTGTGGGTTAAGGGCAACAGGGTCGTCTAAACCATCTGTTTCATTAGAGAGTGTTAGGTGTTTCTCCACAATAGAAGCTCCTAAAAGAACTGAGATAGAAGGAACTAGGACAGGGTCCAGGGAGTGGTCTGAAATTCCTGTCTCTATACCAAAAATATTTTTTAAGTTACTTATTAGCTTAAGATTATATTCATTCTCCGGTGCAGGATAACTTGTAATACAGTGGAGTAGGGAGACCCTATCCCTTCCTGTAATTTCTAACGCCCTCTCTATATCCCTTAGTTTTGATACACCACTTGATAGGATTAGGGGTTTATTAAAGGACTTTAACTGTTTAAGTAGTGGGAAATGGTTTAGTTCTGGGCTAGCAACTTTAAATATTTTAGATCCAATATTGTTTAGAATATCCCCACTCTTTTTACCAAAGGGTGAGGCCATAAATATTAACCCTTCACTCTCTGTCATATCCTTAAGTTGTTTATAAAAGGGTTCATCCATCTCTAAACTTTTAAATACACTGTATAGTGGAGTATCTCCCCCAGGGAGTTTTACTAAACCTGTGTTTTTATGGATTATCTCCTGGGCAAAAACAACCTGAAATTTTGCACAATCTGCACCTGCATCCTTAGCAGCCCTAATAAGTTTTTTTGCTTTTTCTAAATCACCACCGTGGCTTGTTCCTATCTCTGCAATAATAAATGTTCTTTTTGATTTGTTAATTGGCATAAAAACTCCTAAGTTCTGCTATTAGGAAGTAGTTCCTAGATCATCTAACCAGAATAAGCCGACTCTAGCGAATCGGCTTTATATAAATTAAATATTTATTTAGCTTTAATAGTATCGAAACCTGTATAAGGAACAAGCGCTTTTGGTATAGTCACAGATCCATCAGCTTGCTGATTATTCTCTATAATAGCTATAAGAGCTCTAGATATAGCTATTGCTGTACCATTTAAAGTGTGACAGATAGCTGTTTTACCATTTTCATCCTTATATCTAACGCCTAAACGCCTAGCTTGGTAGTCTGTACAGTTTGAAGTTGATGTTATCTCTCCCCAATCTCCTGACTCACCCCGTCCTGGCATCCAAGCTTCTAGGTCATATTTTCTATATGCGGGAGAACCTAAGTCCCCAGTACATGTATCTACAACTCTAAATGGAACCTCAAGACCGTTAAAAATCTCCTCTTCAATCTCCCTTAGGGTTTCATGTAGTTTGTCTGATTCCTCTGGTCTACAGTAGATAAACATCTCAATTTTTGTAAATTGATGCACTCTGTAAATACCCTTAGAGTATTGTCCTGCAGCTCCAGCTTCCCGTCTAAAACAGTGGGATATACCAGCCATAAAGATTGGTCCGTTAGAAAGATCAATTATCTCTCCAGCATGGTAACCACCAAGGGTTATTTCCGCTGTTCCTACAAGGCACATGTCTGTCCCCTCAATTGAGTAAATATTAGATTCAGAGCCCCTTGGGTTAAAACCGATACCCTCTAAAATATCAACCTTAGCTATATCCGGTGTAATAGATACTCTAAAACCTTTCTTCATTAAAATATCTACTGCATATCTTGTTAGTGCCATTTCTAATATAGCTGCTTCATTTTTTAAGTAGTAAAATTTAGGTCCAGAAACCTTAGTTGCCCTTTCAAATTCAATAAGATCAAGTTTTTCTCCTATTTCTACATGGTCTAGAGGTTTAAAGTCAAAATTAGGAACTGTTCCACAAACCTTAATTTGGAAGTTCTCCTTATCTTCCTTACCAATAGGAGCATCCGGATGGGCCATGTTAGGTATCTTCGAGGCTTCACTAGAGAGTTTGGATTTTAAGTCTGAAGTTTCACTATCTATCGAGGCTATTTGGGCTTTTAACTCTTTACCCTTATTAATAAAAACAGTTCTCTCTTCCTGGGATAATTTCCCTTTCATT
Above is a genomic segment from Thiospirochaeta perfilievii containing:
- a CDS encoding UDP-glucose--hexose-1-phosphate uridylyltransferase, with amino-acid sequence MKITADLIEELIGFGIFHKMINNLDVYLVRNQLIDLLKVDEPSDRAFEATYPDYPVEILNKLINQSVKRGIIDDSLSEKDILDAKIMSLFMPRPSELYNKYENIRESIGVEAATTYYYNLSKLSNYIKTDRIARNKYWKCETESGELEITINLSKPEKDPKDIAKAGRVLNTNYPKCLLCAENVGYTGHINHPARSSHRVIPLKLNGEEWFYQYSPYVYYNEHAIIFKARHEPMRISRESFVRLTDFVEIMPHYFIGSNADLPIVGGSILSHDHFQGGNHRFPMVDAKVIKEYTNSDFKGVKISIVDWPMSVIRISGENKEDLVNMASFILDKWRAYSDKSVGILASSCVNGEDIPHNTITPIARKNDNGNFELDLVLRNNRCDEEHPDGIYHPHKHLHHIKKENIGLIEVMGLAILPPRIEKDLVKLSEVLQGVESLSFVESKMENHFPWFSSIKNSFNSTLTKDEADCVLQKAVASRFSEVLECAGVFKKTDQGFKAFDKFLKECSCY
- a CDS encoding DUF2721 domain-containing protein — its product is MTITTPALLFSAISLLMLAYTNKFLTLAQIVRQLVHDFPKDDDSRIKGQIKNLNLRLTLIKYMQGFGALSFLFCTLSMFSLFLTYLFIGEILFAIGLILLGVSLVLLFYEVTISTKALKIELENISINK
- a CDS encoding helix-turn-helix transcriptional regulator; this encodes MSNKSENFGIIIGVISFIFLLFNFLIQYTFYKQVIFEKEYAVLIFISIVMLFSYIFIYKRIIQVLTIFISTIYTFYILNHFGLGMLELVILILLLDKYSIFKKRDILKTTILLTLFFILLVTSQLKNNALLIDRLYRYIYFILATILITFLKSNNISFKIERYTFYKNEISKLKNSLKLNQEILKRVNIDYIDPLEAGLSVAELEILENLCLYRETNAELATRLKKSTNTVKVQMKSILVKIGAETRYQLIDLCKYYYHSVGNIDPINGDRV
- a CDS encoding DUF4954 family protein; the protein is MNKINKLPLGGMINEYNTLRIIQSGNKNEKYRNLTNNEIELLEMQKNKCYDWSKILVTDTFEPLQIKHCYFMGTVRIDDMEPISLEFNDVILPVGLYNSQVMSCDIGKNCSIHNVSYLSRVLIGENVMLKDIDELSTSDHAKFGNGIVKDGEDPSGRIELEIANEAGGREILPFSKMLTVDAYLWYKYRDNKNLMESFKLFVETEYPSDRGYYGFIGDRTVIKNSRILKDVTIGSDAYIKGANKLKNLTIKSSPNHKTQIGEGCTLVNGIINEGCKVFYGATAVRFQLMSHSSLKYGARLINSVLGENSTISCCEVLNSFIYPGHEQHHNSSFLIASVLKGQTNIASGATIGSNHNSRANDGELVAGRGFWPGLNCSLKHDSKFATFNIVVKGNYTKEINNPLPFSLISLNKNDKVEVFPGYWFLHNMYALKRNSWKYGVRDQREKNFPRLDFDFLAPDTVSEMLEGREFLEKCAEYSYRKISTDIHTGEDLLNEYDDFGNFTIYSTTIENKNHGVLIHKPAVAYKEYYKMITLYSVDTILKFFKDGGDISQLNGLVNPDKWINCGGQFIPDDRVKSIIDDIVDKKITSWDELHSRYKMVSKLYDRDKAGHAFYVLQKLNKVDRLNWQQWLDAVDTAIKARIEIKERVYSSREKDFNCSFRKITFDSKEEKEAVIGKLDDNSFFKIEEEECASFIEMTKSVDLKKIF
- a CDS encoding N-acetylneuraminate synthase family protein, whose protein sequence is MPINKSKRTFIIAEIGTSHGGDLEKAKKLIRAAKDAGADCAKFQVVFAQEIIHKNTGLVKLPGGDTPLYSVFKSLEMDEPFYKQLKDMTESEGLIFMASPFGKKSGDILNNIGSKIFKVASPELNHFPLLKQLKSFNKPLILSSGVSKLRDIERALEITGRDRVSLLHCITSYPAPENEYNLKLISNLKNIFGIETGISDHSLDPVLVPSISVLLGASIVEKHLTLSNETDGLDDPVALNPQNFKQMCDSIRKYEDMDLKSGLDKLSKIYGLERVTSILGDGVKKLAKSEESNYNRTNRSLHSLEQLNRGDVITKENTALLRTEKILRVGLSPHLVENFYGRKLTKDVPSGEGIRLEDFL
- the serS gene encoding serine--tRNA ligase → MLDLKFIRDNVEAVKANVKNRFMEADVDLVVELYTKYNESLSKVEELRRQANENASKMKGKLSQEERTVFINKGKELKAQIASIDSETSDLKSKLSSEASKIPNMAHPDAPIGKEDKENFQIKVCGTVPNFDFKPLDHVEIGEKLDLIEFERATKVSGPKFYYLKNEAAILEMALTRYAVDILMKKGFRVSITPDIAKVDILEGIGFNPRGSESNIYSIEGTDMCLVGTAEITLGGYHAGEIIDLSNGPIFMAGISHCFRREAGAAGQYSKGIYRVHQFTKIEMFIYCRPEESDKLHETLREIEEEIFNGLEVPFRVVDTCTGDLGSPAYRKYDLEAWMPGRGESGDWGEITSTSNCTDYQARRLGVRYKDENGKTAICHTLNGTAIAISRALIAIIENNQQADGSVTIPKALVPYTGFDTIKAK